TTCAGTTCGACGTCTGGGTCATGGCCGGGGTCACCGTGCTCTGCCTGGTCTTCATGGTCACTGACTGGCGGTTCAGCCGGCGCGAGGGCATCCTCTTCCTGGCCTGCTACGGCGCCTACATGGCCCTGCTCTTCGCCCGGGAGCAGTCCGCGTTCTAGCGGGCTCTTCGCGCCAGTTCGCGCTTGTTCGCGCCCGGGGGCTCTTGCATGGTGGCGGACATGAGCGAGTCCAGCCGATCCGGCGTCCATCCGAGAGACTACCCGCGCGCCGCCCTGGTGACCGGGGCGGCCCAGAGAATCGGGCGGGCGATCGCCCTGGCGCTCGCGGCCGACGGCTGGGCCGTAGCGGTGCACTACAACCGCTCCGCCGAGTCCGCCGACGCGCTGGCGGAGCAGATCCGGGCCGAAGGGGGGCGCGCCGAGGCGCTTGGCGCCGACCTGGCCGAGGAAGCCCAGGCCGCCGGCCTGGTCGGCCGTGCCGCAGAGGCGCTCGGGCCGCTCGGCTGCCTGGTGAACAACGGCGCGGTCTTCGAGCTGGACCAGGTGCACTCGGTCACCCGCCAGTCCTGGGACCATCACCTCGAGCCGAACCTGCGGGCGCCCTTCGTCCTGACCCAGAGCTTCGCCGCCGCCTTGCCCCCGGAAATGGGCGGGGCCGTGATCAACATCATCGACCAGCGGGTCTGGAGCCTGACCCCCTATTTCGTCAGCTACACCCTGTCCAAGGCCGGCCTCTGGACGCTGACCCGGACGCTGGCCATGGCCCTGGCGCCGCGCATCCGGGTCAACGCGATCGGGCCGGGGCCGGTGCTGCCGAGTCCGCGCCAGAGCCAGGAGCAGTTCGACCGGCAGTGCGCCGCCATGCCGCTGGGCGACGGGGCCGCGCCCGAGGACATCGCAGACGGCGTGCGCTACATCCTGTCGGCGCGGGCCATGACCGGACAGATGATCGCGCTCGACGGCGGCCAGCACCTCGGCTGGGCTCAACCCGGCCCCAGCGCCCTCGATGAGGAGTAGTCCGGCCCGGCGAGGCGGCGCCGGCGCGCGGTTGACACCCTCGCGGCCCGGGGCACATGATCGCGCGCGCCCCAGAGGGACCGTCGTCGCGGACCCCGCAGAAGCCG
This window of the Kiloniellales bacterium genome carries:
- a CDS encoding SDR family oxidoreductase, yielding MSESSRSGVHPRDYPRAALVTGAAQRIGRAIALALAADGWAVAVHYNRSAESADALAEQIRAEGGRAEALGADLAEEAQAAGLVGRAAEALGPLGCLVNNGAVFELDQVHSVTRQSWDHHLEPNLRAPFVLTQSFAAALPPEMGGAVINIIDQRVWSLTPYFVSYTLSKAGLWTLTRTLAMALAPRIRVNAIGPGPVLPSPRQSQEQFDRQCAAMPLGDGAAPEDIADGVRYILSARAMTGQMIALDGGQHLGWAQPGPSALDEE